Below is a genomic region from Ziziphus jujuba cultivar Dongzao chromosome 7, ASM3175591v1.
CATTATACCTTTATATTCGACATTTTCAATAGCTTCTCTAAAGGTGAAAGAAATAATGCTAGACATCCTCAAGCTCTCCATTATAGCCTGCAAATAAACCGCTAAAAATTAATGTGTCTtaaattgcataccctgaataaaaagtttaataatCTGGTATACATTCAGATATATACCCTATTTGTAACAGGCATATTTCTGGTTTGAGCCCAAGTCAGCGGATGCTTTCCTCCATCATTTGAATCATAAATTGCCTTTTGTTCTATctgcaaaaattttaattattttaagttAATCAATACATGTAATTGGgatgaaaaaaatcaattaattattattgaaatagaatatgatatatatatatatatatatatatatataaaacacccCTGAATCCTGACCTTAATAGCTTCTAAAAGCTTTGAATCATCATGGATATATTTGAGAATCCATGTAAGGAGACTAGCCGTAGTGTCTTGAGCCGCAAACAACACACCAATAATATTATCAACTATTTCATTTTGGCTTAAGTTTTGTCCCTCGGCGTCTTTGAAGTTCAATAAACTACCCAGAAGATCATTCTCTACAAatttcttctccttcctctcCTTTATTATCTCACCAAGAATTAAGCTTAGCCTTCTCCTTGCCTTCAAAAAATTCCATCCTTGTTTAGTATAGCTAATCATGGTTTTTAAAgatgattattaattaagttTGCTGATAAAGGATGGCAGTATGATGCTTACCAAGACCGAGTTATGGTACAAAGTTCCAGGTAGTTTTGTAGGGAAAGAattataacctttgtcaagtataTTGTAGTTTTCTTTGAGCATTTCTTTGTAGTGAGCCTCCAAATGTCCAAAGATGGACAAAACAGCAACATCAAAGGTAAACTGCCATGATCAAGGGCTTAATGACCcacatattgatatatattatgGACATGACAAATTATATAAGCTAATAGATTAGAGCAACAAAGGAACTATATGGCTTTGCAAGTAAGggatatatctatctatatatatatatatatgtatgtatgtatgtataatatCTGCCAAGGACTTTGCAAACCTTCTTTAATTCCCAAAAGGTCTTAGTAACTTGTCCACCAGACCATGACTTCAAGGCAGATATGGCAATGGCTTCAATGTCTGGGACCAAGTTTCGGATGACGTTCAAAGATAATGAGGCTTGGACTAATTTTCTGATTTTGGCATGGTAACCACCTTGGTGGAAGAAAAGTGCAGATGGACCGATTAATTTTTCCTTGCTCGGAGGGTATGTCGGCTTGAATAGATGTGCCTTTGACACCAATACAAACCGGACAGCCTCCGGGCTAGCTAGCATTATGCAGGGACAGCCAAGAATATGGGACTTGAATATATCTCCATATCTAATAGCACCACCACATGGAAAGGCATTTTTAAGAGACTTTATTAAAATTGAACTCCTTTATTAAATTCTAGCAAacgggaagaagaaaaagaacttTGACAATAAGCGaggaaaaaaactttaaaaataaattaaaaaaaaacaaagcttgAGAGGTGGAATACCTATTTTGCCTTGTGGCAAAGAAGGTATTTGGGTTTTGTGAGTAGAGCTGTAGGGTTTCCCCTACATAAGGCCATCCCATTGAACCTGGAGGCAGACTTGATGTTGGTTTTGCTAATTTTCTCCTctgtgttttaattaaaatgaataaaagtaGGCCACAAATAAGGTACATAAAGAGAAGATTATTAGCACCCATTTTTTTATCTCTCTTTCTAATGCTATTTAGGGTGGATGCGGGAAATTAAGTCAAGGAAATTGTGGGAAGGTTCTGAGCTTAAACTGAAGTCACTTGAAAGGAAGTGAGATGGTGGATGTGCTTATATAGACAGGGCATAGACTGATGGAAGTGACTAATTATATCACATTCTCTAATTTGAACACAACTTGATCACCACGAATTGATTGAATTcggtttcttttgttttctataCGGCAACAAGTGCTTCACTTTTTGCCATCAAGTGTCCCAAAAAAGAGCTTCCAAATCCAAACCTCATGTATTAAGAATGATCAATTGCTATTGGCTGCCAGATTTTTCGGGACTTTTCGTTATTATTAGTAGCTTAGAAATTGTGTATGTACAAttatcaaaactaaaataaaataaagaaagcagACGTTATGTAATGAGCATTGTCACTATCTTGGCTCCACAACGGATTGAGCCTTGAGGTGGCGTGAAGGCCAGGGTATCGTTCAAACATGTGATCTTCTGCACGTCCATTGTTTTTTAGTTTCTAGCTCTCCTAAACAGCTATAATTgttatatcaatttaaaaaaaaaaaaaaaaggctacacctttgctatatatatatatattccaaattGTCTTATATATGATCTTTAGAGAAGACAGGCTATTGTATTGGaaatacattatatatgttGTATGATAAATGGGAAGTTAATTAGGACCCATCTAATTGGACTACACTGTGTACTTATTCATTACTCTTATACGGATACAAAATGAAGAGAATTTGGCAAACATAGACAACAACTAATATTGAAATCATGGGCAAATTAAGGAAAAACAGTTGCAGGAAATACTTTTTTCATCATTTAGACGTGATGCATTTATCGAAGATAgactaataattaaaattctaatGCTAAAATAAAGCATCGGCACCTCTTTGAGCAATTTCACTGAGCAAGATCTTAAAAAAGGTGGTATTTTAGAACATTAAGAAAAGCTTTTTCACGtctttaaattctttaaaaaaataaaataaacaagccaTTTAGGACAAATCAAATAGCTAATATAAAAACTAGGTTTGACAAAATCTTATCCGATACAAAATCATACGAGAATTTTTGGGTTTGAATTGATGATATTGTATCAAATTAGTATCAATATCacccaataaaatttaataaattaatggattttaaCAGGTGAAATACGATAATATATGATAAACCCATTAAATccgttaaagaaaaatatttttataattatataaattttataatattaaagttatttgatttatttttaaacatgtattaatttgttttttttttttggtttaatttttaaaaaaatataaaaacaaacaagttttttgcaagaatttttttttaaaaacatcattttattatttaaaaactaaattaaatttaaattttcaaatttttatatattcttaatgaGTTAATAGATCAGATAATTGAATACATGATAAATTAACGAATGTGTTCGAGTTTATCtattttcatatgaaaatttaataagttgtATTTGGATCATATGAATACAACACAATACGATACAAATATTATAATACAATTCTACACAATACGTTACCATATCTAATAGAAATAGTACTAGGAAGCTAGCCATCAACTTCAAAGAGCATGAAAATTAATCTGATACAGATTCCATTACACTTTAAAACCATACGTAATTAAATAGTGGCAAACCAACCATATGCAAGTTCATGGGACCCGATCGGACGGCTATGGCTTCATCGGTTTGCTTCGGTAAAACCCCAAATCGGTGATGGGGAAAGACGAACATTCGGGAACTTGGGCCCGGGCCACATGCAGTGTTCGTGTTCCCATTTGCGTCCTGGCGCGAGAggtcaaatcaaataaaagggTGATGAAAAGTCGGGTGATTGTCACCATCGGATCACATAAGCATCCACGTATTGAAATCAAAACGTCAAAACTGAAAAAGGAACACTGAAATGCACAACACAAGGGGTCCAACCGTCCATGACCGACAAGGTTAATCTCAGTTTGTTTTTGAAATGGATGATCAATTTGGAaattatcattttgtaccaTTCGGTGAAATCCAACGGTTATGCATAATATGTTTGTCACATCGTCTTTAATAAATAGGAATCAATTTGATTAGCGTTAGGGCAGTGGAAAagttagaaaaatttaaaattttgttctgtttagataatttttaaaaaaaaaattatgaatttcaataaaaaataaattttgaaaaactgacagaaaaaataaattctaataaaacAGTGTCATTATAAAATTAtctgataaattaatattatatagtttttgaaatataattttatattttaattttaatgtataaatttatttaattacttataagttttattttcttctatagttaatcaaatactataaaaaaaatctcaaaaaaacatattttcataaaactGAATTCTAAAAAACTGATTTCCaagaattaattttctttaatacttttttttttatcaaaacaccccataataatatttatttttctttttatgttttggattaaatcaaataaaatattatcattcaaaataaaattcctaATTCATTCCATTTATGAAAACTATATATTGGTAAAAAtttaagaacaagaagaaatatGTAAACTATAGAAAATCATTTGGAACAAAATTGACCTCGGTCCTCTTTGTCAAAATTCAAGTGTCttactaactttttttttttttttcttaaccaaAGAAAGTGCTTTGCACTTGGTAAGAAtctataatacatatatatatatatatgatactaATACATATGAAGAATAATAAATGTAttattctataaaaatatttagtcaCCACTTTCGGTCATCCTTGGTTTCTTAGGTCTTCTTACTTCTTGttgtggttgttgttgttgttgttgtttttcgttttttttttctttttttaatattaggtctttacttgttttattagttaatttttttttaatattatttgttgatagTCAATTTTGAGAATGCCAAAACTCCAAAGACTGATACGCCCAAGtgctattttaaatataa
It encodes:
- the LOC107424777 gene encoding abscisic acid 8'-hydroxylase 4 isoform X1, producing MGANNLLFMYLICGLLLFILIKTQRRKLAKPTSSLPPGSMGWPYVGETLQLYSQNPNTFFATRQNRYGDIFKSHILGCPCIMLASPEAVRFVLVSKAHLFKPTYPPSKEKLIGPSALFFHQGGYHAKIRKLVQASLSLNVIRNLVPDIEAIAISALKSWSGGQVTKTFWELKKFTFDVAVLSIFGHLEAHYKEMLKENYNILDKGYNSFPTKLPGTLYHNSVLARRRLSLILGEIIKERKEKKFVENDLLGSLLNFKDAEGQNLSQNEIVDNIIGVLFAAQDTTASLLTWILKYIHDDSKLLEAIKIEQKAIYDSNDGGKHPLTWAQTRNMPVTNRAIMESLRMSSIISFTFREAIENVEYKGYLIPKGWKVLPLFRNIHHNPDFFTEPHNFNPSRFEVGLKPNTFLAFGNGSHACPGNEVAKLQMLILIHHLVNNFRWTVVESSNGVEYVPFPVPEQGLPAKFWIDPPPNHNMGGHHTT
- the LOC107424777 gene encoding abscisic acid 8'-hydroxylase 4 isoform X2, whose amino-acid sequence is MGANNLLFMYLICGLLLFILIKTQRRKLAKPTSSLPPGSMGWPYVGETLQLYSQNPNTFFATRQNRYGDIFKSHILGCPCIMLASPEAVRFVLVSKAHLFKPTYPPSKEKLIGPSALFFHQGGYHAKIRKLVQASLSLNVIRNLVPDIEAIAISALKSWSGGQVTKTFWELKKFTFDVAVLSIFGHLEAHYKEMLKENYNILDKGYNSFPTKLPGTLYHNSVLARRRLSLILGEIIKERKEKKFVENDLLGSLLNFKDAEGQNLSQNEIVDNIIGVLFAAQDTTASLLTWILKYIHDDSKLLEAIKIEQKAIYDSNDGGKHPLTWAQTRNMPVTNRAIMESLRMSSIISFTFREAIENVEYKGKSHTLFLPTLPGAFFQRRSQTYPNQY